In Streptomyces dangxiongensis, one DNA window encodes the following:
- a CDS encoding TetR/AcrR family transcriptional regulator C-terminal domain-containing protein has product MSTERRAPLDRNRVVDTALRLLNEAGLEGLTLRAIARELDVKAPALYWHFKDKQALLDEMATEMYRRMVADTALDPADTWRERLLKINRGLRTALLGYRDGAKVFSGSRFTGTGHALELEANLRLLTEAGLTLAQAVDAGRTAHMYTLGFVTEEQGVQPLPGERREGYDVDERARRLAGSPLAAEAGKLLFDDYDRQFEEGLALLVAGVGARYGIN; this is encoded by the coding sequence GTGAGTACGGAACGACGGGCACCCCTGGACCGCAACCGGGTCGTGGACACCGCGCTGCGATTGCTGAACGAGGCCGGGCTGGAAGGGCTCACCCTGCGCGCCATCGCCAGGGAACTGGACGTCAAGGCGCCCGCGCTCTACTGGCACTTCAAGGACAAGCAGGCCCTGCTGGACGAGATGGCGACGGAGATGTACCGGCGGATGGTCGCCGATACCGCGCTCGACCCCGCCGACACCTGGCGGGAACGGCTGCTGAAGATCAACCGCGGACTGCGGACCGCGCTGCTCGGCTACCGCGACGGCGCCAAGGTCTTCAGCGGCTCACGCTTCACGGGCACGGGCCACGCCCTCGAGCTGGAGGCCAACCTGCGGCTGCTGACGGAGGCCGGACTGACCCTCGCCCAAGCGGTCGACGCGGGGCGGACGGCGCACATGTACACCCTCGGCTTCGTCACCGAGGAACAAGGTGTGCAGCCCCTCCCGGGCGAGCGCCGGGAGGGGTACGACGTCGACGAACGCGCCCGGCGCCTGGCCGGCTCCCCACTCGCGGCGGAGGCCGGGAAGCTCCTCTTCGACGACTACGACCGGCAGTTCGAGGAGGGGCTGGCGCTGCTCGTCGCCGGGGTCGGGGCACGGTACGGAATCAACTGA